In a genomic window of Magnolia sinica isolate HGM2019 chromosome 16, MsV1, whole genome shotgun sequence:
- the LOC131228912 gene encoding putative UDP-rhamnose:rhamnosyltransferase 1 produces MADGMHVVMLPWLAFGHMIPFLQLSIALAKAGIRISFLTTQKNIQRLPKIPQHLTALINLVELPLPKVDGLPEGAEATVDILHGSDEYLKKAYDLSYPAFKKFITEESPDWIVHDLFPSWVGNVASEFNIPRVFFSICSATVIAFFGPVSDSLKKIWPSPKSLASPPEWFEFESSVAVPPHETDGSYHGLFNPDASGFSILDRLVLALQECSAMAIRSCNEFQGEYLGLLKKLRKRPVIPVGLLPPTPLEKRETTDPKWVNTLKWLDEQPNRSVVFVCFGSECKLSRDQVYEIALGLQLSNLPFLWAIRTPIWATNDMDTLPPGFKSQIGSRGVVYMGWAPQLEILSHPSVGGSLFHSGWASIIETVHYGHALIVLPLANVQSLDARMLVDKGLAIKVDVNDDGSFHRDAVARSLRLAMVEEEGERFRLKSIEMKAIFSDQTLHENCMNEFINFLKSS; encoded by the coding sequence ATGGCTGATGGAATGCATGTGGTGATGCTTCCATGGCTGGCTTTTGGTCACATGATCCCATTCCTTCAACTCTCCATAGCCTTAGCCAAAGCTGGCATCCGAATCTCCTTCCTCACCACTCAAAAAAACATCCAAAGGCTACCCAAGATCCCACAACATCTAACTGCTCTGATCAATCTGGTGGAGCTTCCCTTGCCGAAGGTGGACGGCCTACCTGAAGGCGCTGAGGCCACTGTCGATATTCTCCACGGGAGTGACGAGTACTTGAAGAAGGCCTACGATCTCTCCTACCCCGCCTTCAAGAAGTTCATTACCGAAGAATCGCCGGACTGGATAGTCCATGATCTCTTCCCCAGTTGGGTGGGCAATGTTGCAAGTGAATTCAACATCCCTCGTGTCTTCTTCTCTATTTGTTCAGCTACCGTAATTGCATTCTTTGGGCCGGTCTCAGACAGCCTAAAGAAAATCTGGCCATCACCAAAAAGCCTGGCATCCCCACCTGAGTGGTTTGAATTCGAGTCGTCCGTTGCCGTTCCGCCCCATGAGACCGATGGCTCCTACCATGGGCTTTTCAACCCAGATGCATCAGGCTTCTCGATTTTAGATCGTTTAGTGCTAGCACTCCAAGAGTGTTCGGCAATGGCAATTCGGAGTTGCAATGAGTTCCAAGGGGAGTACTTGGGCTTACTCAAGAAATTGCGCAAGAGACCGGTCATTCCAGTCGGATTACTTCCACCAACGCCATTAGAGAAGAGAGAAACGACCGACCCCAAGTGGGTAAACACACTTAAATGGCTCGATGAACAGCCCAACAGATCAGTAGTGTTTGTTTGCTTTGGAAGTGAATGTAAACTGAGCAGAGATCAAGTGTATGAGATTGCCCTTGGGCTTCAACTCTCCAATTTGCCATTTCTATGGGCCATCAGGACTCCCATATGGGCAACCAACGACATGGATACCCTTCCGCCGGGATTCAAGAGCCAGATTGGCAGTCGTGGGGTCGTCTATATGGGTTGGGCCCCTCAGTTGGAGATATTGTCCCACCCTTCTGTCGGTGGATCTTTGTTTCACTCTGGGTGGGCGTCCATCATCGAGACCGTCCATTATGGGCATGCTCTCATCGTATTGCCGCTTGCGAACGTCCAATCATTGGATGCGAGGATGTTGGTGGACAAGGGTCTGGCTATAAAAGTTGACGTGAACGACGATGGGTCCTTCCACAGGGATGCAGTCGCTCGGTCGCTGAGGCTGGCCATGGTCGAAGAGGAAGGAGAAAGGTTTAGGCTTAAATCGATAGAAATGAAGGCCATTTTCAGTGATCAGACACTCCATGAAAACTGCATGAATGAATTTATCAACTTCCTCAAAAGCTCCTAG